Proteins from one Ketobacter alkanivorans genomic window:
- the prfC gene encoding peptide chain release factor 3: MGDSNFINEIKKRRTFAIISHPDAGKTTMTEKLLLYGNQIQVAGTVKGRGSDRHATSDWMEMEKERGISVTTSVMQFPYKDCTVNLLDTPGHEDFSEDTYRTLTAVDSALMVIDGAKGVEPRTIKLMEVCRLRDTPILSFINKMDRDIRDPIDLLDEIESILNINCAPITWPIGMGKLFKGVYNLYQDTTYLYKTGQGHTIQQVRAIKGLDNPELDAAVGDLAGDLRDELELVKGASHEFDMQDFLEGRLTPVFFGTALGNFGVDHLLDGLVQWAPSPQGRETDTRMVEAKDENFTGFVFKIQANMDPKHRDRIAFMRVCSGHYEKGMRMRHVRLGKDVRISDALTFRAGEREHLEDAWPGDIIGLHNHGTIQIGDTFTNGEVMNFQGIPHFAPELFRRVQLRDPLKSKQLQKGITQLSEEGATQVFMPLRNNDIIVGAVGVLQFDVVAYRLKDEYKVECSYDNISVATARWVYCEDAKMLEDFKKKCHDNLAIDGGGYLTYLAPTRVNLELTMERWPDVKFKKTREH; the protein is encoded by the coding sequence ATGGGCGATAGCAATTTTATTAATGAAATCAAAAAGCGACGCACGTTTGCTATCATCTCTCACCCCGATGCTGGTAAAACCACCATGACCGAGAAGCTGCTGCTGTACGGAAACCAGATCCAGGTGGCCGGTACAGTTAAAGGCCGCGGCTCAGACCGTCATGCCACCTCCGACTGGATGGAGATGGAAAAAGAACGGGGCATTTCGGTGACTACCTCGGTCATGCAGTTTCCTTATAAAGATTGCACCGTAAACCTGCTGGACACTCCCGGACACGAAGACTTTTCGGAAGATACCTATCGAACCCTTACTGCTGTGGATTCGGCTTTGATGGTGATTGATGGAGCCAAAGGTGTAGAGCCTCGAACCATCAAACTGATGGAGGTTTGCCGCCTGCGGGACACTCCGATTCTTTCCTTCATCAACAAGATGGACCGCGATATTCGCGACCCCATCGACCTGCTGGATGAAATAGAGAGCATTCTTAACATAAATTGCGCACCGATTACCTGGCCGATTGGGATGGGCAAACTGTTCAAGGGTGTTTACAACCTGTATCAAGATACCACCTATCTGTATAAAACCGGGCAGGGCCACACAATCCAGCAAGTGCGGGCAATCAAAGGCCTGGATAACCCTGAACTCGATGCTGCGGTGGGTGATCTGGCCGGGGATCTGCGGGATGAATTGGAACTGGTAAAGGGTGCCAGCCATGAGTTCGACATGCAGGACTTTCTCGAAGGCAGATTGACCCCGGTTTTCTTTGGAACCGCGTTAGGGAATTTCGGTGTGGATCATTTGCTGGATGGCCTGGTGCAATGGGCTCCATCTCCGCAAGGGCGCGAAACCGATACCCGGATGGTGGAAGCCAAGGATGAGAACTTCACCGGCTTTGTCTTCAAAATCCAAGCTAACATGGATCCCAAGCACAGGGATCGTATTGCCTTTATGCGAGTGTGCTCCGGCCATTACGAAAAAGGGATGAGAATGCGTCATGTGCGTCTGGGCAAAGACGTGCGCATCTCTGATGCGTTAACCTTTCGTGCCGGTGAGCGCGAACACCTGGAAGATGCCTGGCCTGGCGATATTATTGGCCTGCACAACCACGGCACCATCCAGATCGGCGATACGTTCACCAATGGTGAGGTGATGAACTTTCAGGGCATTCCTCATTTTGCTCCTGAGTTGTTTCGCCGGGTGCAGTTACGTGATCCCCTCAAGAGTAAGCAGCTTCAGAAAGGCATTACTCAGCTGTCGGAAGAGGGCGCGACGCAGGTGTTCATGCCTTTGCGTAACAATGACATCATTGTGGGCGCGGTGGGGGTGCTGCAGTTTGATGTAGTGGCCTATCGCCTTAAAGATGAATATAAGGTCGAATGCTCCTATGACAATATCAGTGTGGCTACGGCTCGCTGGGTGTACTGTGAAGACGCCAAGATGCTGGAAGACTTCAAGAAGAAATGCCACGATAACCTGGCCATTGATGGAGGCGGTTATCTAACGTATCTGGCACCCACAAGGGTGAATTTGGAGTTGACTATGGAGCGCTGGCCGGATGTTAAATTCAAGAAAACGCGGGAGCACTGA